In Kitasatospora sp. NA04385, a single genomic region encodes these proteins:
- a CDS encoding DUF732 domain-containing protein: protein MRIRTAAATVLLLAAATACSGSSSGSSSTSPAAASAPAGDPQQSTGAPAAAGGLPPEPDAATAARYIAALNAIDPDIVHGKEDTAVSRGRDECSSIGQGKADDELVKLALQRFTSPTHPQGFGPGAAVRILDAVRTHLCPAP, encoded by the coding sequence ATGCGGATCCGCACCGCCGCCGCCACCGTCCTGCTGCTCGCCGCCGCGACCGCGTGCAGCGGTTCGTCCAGCGGTTCGTCCAGCACCTCCCCGGCGGCGGCGTCCGCGCCGGCCGGGGACCCGCAGCAGTCGACGGGCGCCCCGGCGGCGGCCGGTGGTCTGCCGCCGGAGCCCGACGCGGCGACCGCCGCGCGGTACATCGCGGCGCTGAACGCCATCGACCCGGACATCGTCCACGGCAAGGAGGACACCGCGGTGTCCCGGGGCCGGGACGAGTGCTCGTCCATCGGTCAGGGCAAGGCGGACGACGAACTGGTCAAGCTGGCGCTCCAGAGGTTCACCAGCCCGACCCACCCGCAGGGGTTCGGCCCCGGGGCGGCCGTGCGGATCCTGGACGCGGTGC
- a CDS encoding TetR/AcrR family transcriptional regulator, with protein MTPPARGDHEARRRDVSEAVRRVLAERGFGGLTLRAVAAELGASTGLLTHYFPSKRALVAHALEVLDRQAQDRRRPATEAVGAARGLVALRAALLDVLPLDAAAAADNRVWIGSWDAALGDAGLTAGHAERYRRARRRMAELCAEAQELGELPAGRPPGDQAAQAQSFALGLVVQALFAPEEFPPERQRALLDGFLADLATGRR; from the coding sequence ATGACTCCACCCGCCAGGGGCGACCACGAAGCCCGCCGCCGGGACGTCTCGGAAGCCGTCCGGCGGGTCCTCGCCGAACGCGGCTTCGGCGGACTGACCCTGCGCGCCGTGGCCGCCGAACTCGGTGCCTCCACCGGCCTGCTCACCCACTACTTCCCCAGCAAGCGGGCCCTGGTCGCGCACGCGCTGGAGGTCCTCGACCGGCAGGCCCAGGACCGCCGCCGGCCCGCCACCGAGGCGGTCGGCGCCGCCCGCGGCCTGGTCGCGCTGCGCGCCGCCCTGCTCGACGTCCTGCCGCTGGACGCGGCCGCCGCCGCCGACAACCGGGTCTGGATCGGCTCCTGGGACGCCGCCCTCGGCGACGCCGGGCTCACCGCCGGGCACGCCGAGCGCTACCGCCGGGCCCGCCGCAGGATGGCCGAACTCTGCGCGGAGGCCCAGGAACTCGGCGAACTCCCGGCCGGCCGCCCGCCCGGCGACCAGGCCGCGCAGGCGCAGTCCTTCGCCCTCGGGCTGGTGGTGCAAGCGCTGTTCGCCCCGGAGGAGTTCCCGCCGGAGCGCCAACGCGCGCTGCTGGACGGGTTCCTGGCGGACCTGGCGACAGGGCGGCGGTAG
- a CDS encoding GNAT family N-acetyltransferase, with protein sequence MYAVALAEDAELRPLEPWRSGEFLEHMDRARAGIDPWIPWATRSTDPESARATLRKFADKQAEDTGRIYGIWLAGTLVGGVMFVNFDAPGGVCEIGVWSEPAARGRGLVTTAVRHLLDYALLERGLYRAEWWNSTVNLRSRAVAERLGMTLDGTLRAHTEHLGVRLDLEVWSMLAPEWRAARAA encoded by the coding sequence ATGTACGCCGTAGCGCTCGCCGAGGACGCCGAGCTCCGCCCGCTGGAACCGTGGCGGTCCGGGGAGTTCCTGGAGCACATGGACCGGGCCCGGGCCGGGATCGACCCGTGGATCCCGTGGGCCACCCGCAGCACCGATCCGGAGTCCGCCCGGGCCACGCTGCGGAAGTTCGCCGACAAGCAGGCCGAGGACACCGGCCGGATATACGGGATCTGGCTGGCCGGCACGCTGGTGGGCGGCGTGATGTTCGTGAACTTCGACGCCCCGGGCGGGGTGTGCGAGATCGGCGTGTGGAGCGAGCCGGCCGCCCGGGGGCGCGGCCTGGTCACCACGGCCGTCCGCCACCTGCTGGACTACGCGCTGCTGGAGCGCGGCCTGTACCGCGCCGAGTGGTGGAACAGCACGGTCAACCTGCGCAGCCGGGCGGTCGCCGAGCGCCTGGGCATGACGCTGGACGGCACCCTCCGCGCCCACACCGAACACCTGGGCGTCCGGCTGGACTTGGAGGTCTGGTCGATGCTGGCCCCGGAGTGGCGGGCGGCCCGCGCGGCGTAG